The Streptomyces sp. NBC_00659 genomic interval CCCGCCTGGCAGCCCCGCACCGACCCCGCGCCGTTGCTGCCCGACGCGCTGCCCCACCGCGTCCTCGGCACCGACGCGGCCGCCAAGGTCGATCCGGCCCTGCTGCGCCGCCTGCACACGGAACTGGTGCGTGGCCGCCGGTACAACGTCCAGGCCACCGCGCTCACCAAGCAGGGCCGTCTCGCCGTGTACCCGTCCAGCACCGGACAGGAGGCCTGCGAGGTCGCCGCCGCGCTCGTGCTGGAGGAGCGCGACTGGCTCTTCCCCAGCTACCGCGACACCCTCGCCGCCGTCGCCCGCGGCCTCGACCCCGTCCAGGCACTCACCCTCCTGCGCGGCGACTGGCACACTGGCTACGACCCGCACGAGCACCGGGTCGCGCCCCTGTCCACCCCCCTGGCGACCCAGCTCCCGCACGCCGTGGGCCTCGCGCACGCCGCCCGCCTCAAGGGCGACGACGTGGTCGCGCTCGCCCTGGTCGGTGACGGCGGCACCAGCGAGGGCGACTTCCACGAAGCGCTGAACTTCGCCGCGGTGTGGCAGGCGCCCGTCGTCTTCCTCGTGCAGAACAACGGCTTCGCCATCTCCGTCCCGCTCGCCAAGCAGACCGCCGCCCCGTCGCTGGCCCACAAGGCCGTCGGCTACGGGATGCCGGGCCGTCTGGTCGACGGCAACGACGCGGTGGCCGTGCACCAGGTCCTGAGCGAGGCCATCGCCCACGCGCGCGCGGGCGGCGGTCCCACCCTCGTCGAGGCCGTGACGTACCGCATCGACGCGCACACCAACGCCGACGACGCCACCCGCTACCGGGGGGACTCCGAGGTCGAGACCTGGCGCGGCCACGACCCCATCGTGCTTCTGGAGCGCGAGCTGACCGAGCGCGGTCTGCTCGACGAGGCAGCTCTCCAGGAGGTGCGCGACGGCGCCGAGGCGATGGCCGCGGACCTGCGTGAGCGCATGAACCAGGACCCGGTGCTCGACCCCATGGATCTGTTCGCCCATGTGTACGCACAACCCACTCCTCAACTGCTTGAGCAGGAGAGCCAGCTGAGAGCGGAGCTGGACGCCGAGGCGGACGGCACGCTCGGAGCGGGCCCGCACGGCCCGGAAGGAGCCGGGCGATGACCACGGTTGCCCTCAAACCGGCCACCATGGCGCAGGCGCTCGGGCGCGCCCTGCGCGACGCCATGGCCGCCGACCCGGCCGTCCATGTCCTGGGCGAGGACGTCGGCACCCTCGGCGGCGTCTTCCGGGTCACCGACGGGCTCGCCAAGGAGTTCGGCGACGACCGCTGCACGGACACCCCGCTCGCCGAGGCGGGCATCCTCGGCGCGGCGGTCGGCATGGCCATGTACGGCCTGCGGCCGGTCGTGGAGATGCAGTTCGACGCGTTCGCCTACCCGGCGTTCGAGCAGCTGATCTCGCACGTGGCGAAGATGCGCAACCGCACACGGGGCGCCATGCCCCTGCCCATCACGATCCGCGTCCCCTACGGCGGCGGCATCGGCGGCGTCGAGCACCACAGCGACTCGTCCGAGGCGTACTACATGGCGACCCCGGGCCTGCACGTCGTCATGCCCGCGACCGTGTCCGACGCCTACGGACTGCTGCGGGAGGCCATCGCCTCGGACGACCCGGTGGTCTTCCTGGAGCCCAAGAGGCTGTACTGGTCGAAGGATTCGTGGAACCCGGACGAGCCGCCGGCCGTTGAGCCGATAGGCCGCGCGGTGGTGCGGCGCTCGGGCCGGAGCGCCACGCTGATCACCTACGGGCCGTCCGTGCCCGTCTGCCTCGAAGCCGCCGAGGCGGCCCGGGCCGAGGGCTGGGACCTCGAAGTCGTCGACCTGCGCTCGCTGGTGCCGTTCGACGACGAGACGGTCGCGGCATCGGTGCGGCGGACCGGACGAGCGGTCGTCGTGCACGAGTCGGGCGGGTTCGGAGGACCGGGCGGGGAGATCGCGGCCCGCGTCACGGAGCGCTGCTTCCACCACCTGGAGGCGCCGGTGCTGCGCGTCGCCGGGTTCGACATCCCGTATCCGCCGCCGATGCTGGAGCGGCACCACCTGCCCGGCGTCGACCGGATCCTGGACGCCGTGGGACGTCTGCAATGGGAGGCGCAGAGCTGATGGCACAGGTGCTGGAGTTCAAGCTCCCCGACCTCGGGGAGGGCCTCACCGAGGCGGAGATCGTCCGCTGGCTGGTGGAGGTCGGTGACGTCGTCGCCGTCGACCAACTCGTCGTCGAGGTCGAGACGGCCAAGGCGATGGTCGAGGTCCCCTGCCCCTACGGCGGTGTGGTCACCGCCC includes:
- the pdhA gene encoding pyruvate dehydrogenase (acetyl-transferring) E1 component subunit alpha — protein: MTVMEQRGAYRPTPPPAWQPRTDPAPLLPDALPHRVLGTDAAAKVDPALLRRLHTELVRGRRYNVQATALTKQGRLAVYPSSTGQEACEVAAALVLEERDWLFPSYRDTLAAVARGLDPVQALTLLRGDWHTGYDPHEHRVAPLSTPLATQLPHAVGLAHAARLKGDDVVALALVGDGGTSEGDFHEALNFAAVWQAPVVFLVQNNGFAISVPLAKQTAAPSLAHKAVGYGMPGRLVDGNDAVAVHQVLSEAIAHARAGGGPTLVEAVTYRIDAHTNADDATRYRGDSEVETWRGHDPIVLLERELTERGLLDEAALQEVRDGAEAMAADLRERMNQDPVLDPMDLFAHVYAQPTPQLLEQESQLRAELDAEADGTLGAGPHGPEGAGR
- a CDS encoding alpha-ketoacid dehydrogenase subunit beta — protein: MTTVALKPATMAQALGRALRDAMAADPAVHVLGEDVGTLGGVFRVTDGLAKEFGDDRCTDTPLAEAGILGAAVGMAMYGLRPVVEMQFDAFAYPAFEQLISHVAKMRNRTRGAMPLPITIRVPYGGGIGGVEHHSDSSEAYYMATPGLHVVMPATVSDAYGLLREAIASDDPVVFLEPKRLYWSKDSWNPDEPPAVEPIGRAVVRRSGRSATLITYGPSVPVCLEAAEAARAEGWDLEVVDLRSLVPFDDETVAASVRRTGRAVVVHESGGFGGPGGEIAARVTERCFHHLEAPVLRVAGFDIPYPPPMLERHHLPGVDRILDAVGRLQWEAQS